The Arachis ipaensis cultivar K30076 chromosome B07, Araip1.1, whole genome shotgun sequence genome includes a window with the following:
- the LOC107607981 gene encoding uncharacterized protein LOC107607981 isoform X1 yields the protein MGLWSRAAAIRLSLPGVDLSALLHSARNPCFLLHAICHQLRVCSTYCNLVIQLREVCNHPNLLESAFDGSFCYLIREIKVSKTSSGRKPLESCRLITKVITFS from the exons ATGGGGTTGTGGAGTCGCGCGGCTGCCATCCGTCTGTCTCTTCCCGGCGTCGACCTTTCGGCTCTCCTCCACAGTGCGCGAAACCCCTGCTTCCTCCTCCACG CTATTTGTCATCAATTAAGAGTGTGCTCTACATATTGTAATTTGGTTATTCAACTTAGGGAAGTCTGTAACCATCCTAACCTCTTAGAGTCTGCCTTTGATGGTTCAT TTTGTTACTTAATCAGGGAAATCAAGGTATCAAAGACAAGCAGTGGCAGAAAGCCATTGGAGTCTTGCAGATTAATCACAAAAGTGATTACTTTTAGTTAG
- the LOC107607981 gene encoding uncharacterized protein LOC107607981 isoform X3, translating into MGLWSRAAAIRLSLPGVDLSALLHSARNPCFLLHAICHQLRVCSTYCNLVIQLREVCNHPNLLESAFDGSWLYPPVNEIVE; encoded by the exons ATGGGGTTGTGGAGTCGCGCGGCTGCCATCCGTCTGTCTCTTCCCGGCGTCGACCTTTCGGCTCTCCTCCACAGTGCGCGAAACCCCTGCTTCCTCCTCCACG CTATTTGTCATCAATTAAGAGTGTGCTCTACATATTGTAATTTGGTTATTCAACTTAGGGAAGTCTGTAACCATCCTAACCTCTTAGAGTCTGCCTTTGATGGTTCAT GGCTTTATCCTCCTGTAAATGAGATAGTTGAATAA
- the LOC107607981 gene encoding uncharacterized protein LOC107607981 isoform X2: MGLWSRAAAIRLSLPGVDLSALLHSARNPCFLLHVSRALGIDFSINHQARPPFSVFNRPLDDASDPSRPIEFLVNHSQPQQ, translated from the exons ATGGGGTTGTGGAGTCGCGCGGCTGCCATCCGTCTGTCTCTTCCCGGCGTCGACCTTTCGGCTCTCCTCCACAGTGCGCGAAACCCCTGCTTCCTCCTCCACG TTTCTCGTGCATTAGGGATTGACTTCTCAATCAACCACCAGGCCAGGCCACCATTCTCTGTTTTTAATAG GCCTCTGGATGATGCTTCTGACCCCTCAAGACCAATTGAATTCTTGGTTAACCATAGCCAGCCTCAGCAATAA